One window of Sardina pilchardus chromosome 2, fSarPil1.1, whole genome shotgun sequence genomic DNA carries:
- the fam131aa gene encoding protein FAM131A isoform X2: MLYPCAMLLTALPQLNIKVEDPADMLPKSRKALSIQEIAALARSSFNGISQVVKDHVTKPTAMAQGRVAHLIEWKGWSKPLDPPTATLQSHFSSYCHLTEGEQEARFAAGVAEQFAIAEAKLRAWTSVDEEDGIEEEAEEEDADSCDEDNSKNNDVSLMTETTDPTTSNPLSQTLCLAETDSSEAQPLSDSSPNSVVQGDLLKSRPPPHSERQEALRSSTQPTYLGEEEEEEEEEEENEGEEEEEEGKEEQLRGLNSGSTCDSGPHRPSRRSLWSGGDSCYYSLNSYSESGLSPEEEEEEEEEEAGGHEREDEGEDSVFREAVHCYSHCRSMSDTSGVASFEEEEAVEERERMRL, from the exons ATGCTGTATCCATGTGCAATGCTTCTGACAGCGCTTCCCCAATTGAACATAAAG GTTGAGGATCCTGCTGACATGCTTCCCAAGTCAAGGAAAGCCCTCAGCATTCAGGAGATTGCTGCTCTGGCCAGATCTTCATTTAACG GTATTTCCCAGGTGGTGAAAGACCATGTGACCAAGCCCACTGCCATGGCCCAGGGCCGCGTGGCTCACCTCATCGAGTGGAAAGGCTGGTCCAAGCCTCTGGATCCGCCCACCGCAACCCTGCAGTCCCACTTCAGCTCCTACTGCCATCTGACGGAGGGCGAACAGGAGGCCCGCTTCGCCGCAG GTGTGGCTGAGCAGTTTGCCATCGCAGAAGCCAAACTCCGTGCCTGGACATCAGTGGACGAGGAAGATGGGAtcgaggaggaggcagaggaggaggatgctgaCTCCTGCGATGAAGACAACTCCAAAAACAATGATGTCTCTCTGATGACCGAGACCACAG ACCCCACCACATCCAATCCACTGTCTCAAACTCTGTGCCTGGCTGAGACTGACAGCTCAGAGGCCCAGCCCCTATCTGACAGCTCGCCCAATTCTGTAGTGCAGGGTGACCTCCTCAAATCCCGGCCTCCACCGCACAGTGAGAGGCAAGAGGCACTAAGGAGCTCCACTCAGCCCACCTACctgggcgaggaggaggaggaggaggaggaggaggaggagaatgagggggaggaggaggaggaagaggggaaggaggagCAGCTGCGGGGGCTCAACTCAGGCTCCACGTGTGACTCCGGTCCCCACAGGCCCAGCCGGAGGTCTCTGTGGAGCGGGGGAGATTCCTGCTACTACTCCCTCAACTCCTACTCTGAGTCAGGCCTCtccccagaggaggaggaggaggaggaggaggaggaggcaggagggCATGAGCGGGAGGACGAAGGGGAGGACAGTGTCTTCCGGGAGGCGGTCCACTGCTACAGCCACTGCCGGAGCATGTCCGACACCTCGGGCGTAGCGTCcttcgaggaggaggaggcagtggaggagagggagcgcaTGAGGCTGTGA
- the fam131aa gene encoding protein FAM131A isoform X1, giving the protein MVTGTPCTLSLRAEEWSVKKLTGAFGLSICLVEAARGPGPVMQAKQCGSLPPHLTSVSAQGQQQVPALTMHPLTRQVMGTRARQKVEDPADMLPKSRKALSIQEIAALARSSFNGISQVVKDHVTKPTAMAQGRVAHLIEWKGWSKPLDPPTATLQSHFSSYCHLTEGEQEARFAAGVAEQFAIAEAKLRAWTSVDEEDGIEEEAEEEDADSCDEDNSKNNDVSLMTETTDPTTSNPLSQTLCLAETDSSEAQPLSDSSPNSVVQGDLLKSRPPPHSERQEALRSSTQPTYLGEEEEEEEEEEENEGEEEEEEGKEEQLRGLNSGSTCDSGPHRPSRRSLWSGGDSCYYSLNSYSESGLSPEEEEEEEEEEAGGHEREDEGEDSVFREAVHCYSHCRSMSDTSGVASFEEEEAVEERERMRL; this is encoded by the exons ATGGTGACAGGGACGCCCTGCACTTTATCACTAAGAGCTGAGGAATGGTCTGTCAAGAAGCTTACAGGGGCTTTTGGCTTGAGCATCTGCTTAGTGGAGGCGGCGCGTGGACCGGGGCCAGTGATGCAGGCAAAGCAGTGCGGCTCTCTGCCACCTCACCTCACTTCAGTTTCAGCACAGGGCCAGCAACAGGTCCCCGCTCTCACCATGCATCCGCTAACCAGACAGGTGATGGGGACTAGAGCTCGGCAGAAG GTTGAGGATCCTGCTGACATGCTTCCCAAGTCAAGGAAAGCCCTCAGCATTCAGGAGATTGCTGCTCTGGCCAGATCTTCATTTAACG GTATTTCCCAGGTGGTGAAAGACCATGTGACCAAGCCCACTGCCATGGCCCAGGGCCGCGTGGCTCACCTCATCGAGTGGAAAGGCTGGTCCAAGCCTCTGGATCCGCCCACCGCAACCCTGCAGTCCCACTTCAGCTCCTACTGCCATCTGACGGAGGGCGAACAGGAGGCCCGCTTCGCCGCAG GTGTGGCTGAGCAGTTTGCCATCGCAGAAGCCAAACTCCGTGCCTGGACATCAGTGGACGAGGAAGATGGGAtcgaggaggaggcagaggaggaggatgctgaCTCCTGCGATGAAGACAACTCCAAAAACAATGATGTCTCTCTGATGACCGAGACCACAG ACCCCACCACATCCAATCCACTGTCTCAAACTCTGTGCCTGGCTGAGACTGACAGCTCAGAGGCCCAGCCCCTATCTGACAGCTCGCCCAATTCTGTAGTGCAGGGTGACCTCCTCAAATCCCGGCCTCCACCGCACAGTGAGAGGCAAGAGGCACTAAGGAGCTCCACTCAGCCCACCTACctgggcgaggaggaggaggaggaggaggaggaggaggagaatgagggggaggaggaggaggaagaggggaaggaggagCAGCTGCGGGGGCTCAACTCAGGCTCCACGTGTGACTCCGGTCCCCACAGGCCCAGCCGGAGGTCTCTGTGGAGCGGGGGAGATTCCTGCTACTACTCCCTCAACTCCTACTCTGAGTCAGGCCTCtccccagaggaggaggaggaggaggaggaggaggaggcaggagggCATGAGCGGGAGGACGAAGGGGAGGACAGTGTCTTCCGGGAGGCGGTCCACTGCTACAGCCACTGCCGGAGCATGTCCGACACCTCGGGCGTAGCGTCcttcgaggaggaggaggcagtggaggagagggagcgcaTGAGGCTGTGA
- the insl3 gene encoding insulin-like 3 (Leydig cell) translates to MGGLGAWAQDGRIKLCGREFVRMVISSCGSSRLRRHAPEFDKPYLDLYSDLLDRLSSDQLLTSTHEEVQKQQQQQQQQEGTPGQTAHGSPARDPGPPEGHSASHRLRRDTGPAGLCCHLGCTSTELVQFC, encoded by the exons ATGGGAGGCCTCGGGGCATGGGCTCAGGATGGCAGGATAAAACTGTGTGGGCGCGAGTTTGTCCGCATGGTCATTTCATCGTGTGGAAGCTCGCGACTAAGGCGTCACGCTCCCGAATTTGACAAACCCTACTTGGACCTCTACA GCGACCTCCTAGACCGATTGAGCAGTGACCAGCTCCTTACCTCTACCCACGAGGAGGttcagaagcagcagcagcagcagcagcagcaggaggggaCACCCGGGCAGACGGCTCATGGCTCACCAGCGCGGGACCCTGGGCCTCCAGAGGGCCACAGCGCGTCCCATCGCCTCCGTCGGGACACGGGGCCCGCAGGACTGTGCTGCCACTTAGGCTGCACCAGCACTGAGCTAGTGCAGTTCTGTTGA